From a single Flavobacterium sp. genomic region:
- a CDS encoding dimethylarginine dimethylaminohydrolase family protein has product MLQLNVKNETSRLRAVVLGTAENNGPTPTIEEAYDPKSLEHIKAGTYPVEENMVKEIEAFNAVFQKYDVKVFRPQIIENYNQIFARDIGFVIDDIFIKANILPDRERELDAIQYVIDQIDPKKVVRPPEEVHIEGGDVMPWNDYIFIGTYKGSDYKDYITARTNWQGVDYIKNLFPNKIVKSFDLVKSKIEPRDNALHLDCCFQPVGANKGIIYKSGFREEADYMFLVNLFGKENLFHIEREEMYHMNSNVFSIAPNVVVSEKNFTRLNNWLREQGFTVEEIPYAEIAKQEGLLRCSTLPLIRD; this is encoded by the coding sequence ATGTTACAATTAAATGTAAAAAACGAAACTTCCCGATTAAGGGCTGTAGTGCTTGGTACTGCCGAAAATAACGGTCCAACACCTACTATTGAAGAAGCATATGATCCAAAGTCTTTAGAGCATATTAAAGCCGGAACTTATCCAGTTGAAGAAAATATGGTAAAAGAAATTGAAGCATTTAATGCCGTATTTCAAAAATATGATGTTAAAGTTTTCAGACCTCAAATTATTGAAAATTACAATCAAATTTTTGCTAGAGACATTGGATTTGTAATTGATGATATATTTATTAAAGCCAATATTTTACCAGATAGAGAACGTGAATTAGATGCTATTCAGTATGTAATTGATCAAATTGATCCTAAAAAAGTAGTGCGTCCGCCAGAAGAAGTACATATTGAAGGTGGTGATGTGATGCCTTGGAATGATTATATTTTTATAGGTACTTACAAAGGTTCAGATTATAAAGATTATATAACTGCAAGAACAAATTGGCAAGGAGTTGATTATATTAAAAACTTGTTTCCAAATAAAATTGTAAAATCATTTGATTTAGTGAAATCAAAAATAGAACCAAGAGATAATGCTTTGCATTTAGATTGTTGTTTTCAACCTGTTGGAGCTAATAAAGGAATTATTTACAAAAGCGGTTTCCGTGAAGAAGCAGACTATATGTTTTTAGTAAACTTGTTCGGAAAAGAGAATTTATTCCATATTGAAAGAGAGGAAATGTATCACATGAATTCAAATGTATTTTCAATTGCTCCTAATGTAGTAGTTTCAGAAAAGAATTTTACACGATTGAACAATTGGCTTAGAGAACAAGGTTTTACAGTTGAAGAAATTCCGTACGCTGAAATAGCCAAACAAGAAGGATTATTAAGATGTTCAACTTTGCCATTAATTAGAGATTAA
- the eno gene encoding phosphopyruvate hydratase, with amino-acid sequence MSIIIKVHARQILDSRGNPTIEVDVVTDNGILGRAAVPSGASTGKHEAVELRDGGKAYMGKGVLKAVENVNTKIAEAVVGMSVFEQNLIDKMMIELDGTANKSNLGANAILGVSLAVAKAAANELGMPLYRYVGGVSANTLPVPMMNIINGGSHSDAPIAFQEFMIMPVKAKDFTHAMQMGTEIFHNLKKVLHDRNLSTAVGDEGGFAPNLAGGTEDALDSIKLAVTNAGYTFGEDVMIALDCAASEFYVNGKYDYTKFEGETGKIRTSEEQASYLAELAANYPIISIEDGMYEDDWEGWKLLTEKIGDNVQLVGDDLFVTNVERLSRGISQSIANSILIKVNQIGTLTETIAAVNMAHNAGYTSVMSHRSGETEDNTIADLAVALNCGQIKTGSASRSDRMAKYNQLLRIEEELADVAYFPGVNAFKVKRY; translated from the coding sequence ATGAGTATAATTATCAAAGTTCACGCTAGACAAATTTTAGATTCGCGTGGAAATCCAACAATCGAAGTAGATGTAGTTACAGATAACGGAATTTTAGGTAGAGCAGCTGTTCCTAGTGGTGCTTCAACTGGTAAACATGAAGCGGTTGAGCTTCGTGATGGTGGTAAAGCTTACATGGGTAAAGGTGTTTTAAAGGCGGTTGAAAATGTAAATACTAAAATTGCTGAAGCGGTAGTAGGAATGTCTGTTTTCGAACAAAATTTAATCGACAAAATGATGATTGAATTAGATGGGACAGCAAATAAATCTAATTTAGGTGCAAATGCAATCTTGGGTGTTTCTTTAGCGGTTGCAAAAGCAGCGGCTAATGAATTAGGAATGCCATTGTATCGTTATGTTGGAGGTGTTTCTGCAAATACGTTGCCAGTTCCAATGATGAATATCATCAACGGAGGTTCGCATTCTGATGCTCCAATTGCGTTTCAAGAATTTATGATTATGCCAGTTAAAGCTAAAGATTTTACTCACGCTATGCAAATGGGAACTGAAATTTTCCATAACTTGAAAAAAGTATTACACGATAGAAATTTATCTACTGCTGTAGGTGATGAAGGTGGGTTTGCTCCAAATTTAGCTGGAGGAACTGAGGATGCTTTAGATTCTATCAAATTAGCGGTAACGAATGCAGGGTATACTTTTGGTGAGGATGTAATGATTGCTTTAGATTGTGCAGCTTCTGAATTTTATGTAAACGGAAAATATGATTATACTAAATTTGAAGGTGAAACAGGTAAAATTAGAACTTCTGAAGAGCAAGCTTCTTATTTAGCTGAATTAGCTGCTAATTATCCAATTATTTCTATCGAAGATGGAATGTATGAAGATGATTGGGAAGGTTGGAAATTATTAACTGAGAAAATTGGTGATAATGTACAATTAGTAGGAGATGATTTATTTGTAACAAATGTAGAAAGATTATCTCGTGGAATTAGTCAATCTATTGCCAATTCAATTTTGATTAAAGTAAACCAAATTGGAACTTTAACAGAAACTATTGCTGCAGTTAATATGGCGCATAATGCAGGATATACTTCAGTAATGTCACACCGTTCTGGTGAAACAGAAGATAATACAATTGCTGATTTAGCAGTTGCTTTAAACTGCGGACAAATTAAAACAGGTTCAGCTTCTCGTTCAGATCGTATGGCAAAATACAATCAATTATTAAGAATTGAAGAAGAATTAGCTGATGTTGCTTATTTTCCTGGTGTAAATGCTTTTAAAGTAAAAAGATATTAA
- the carA gene encoding glutamine-hydrolyzing carbamoyl-phosphate synthase small subunit: MKYNNRSKAVLLLKDGTIFHGKSIGIEGVTFGEVAFNTGTTGYQEIFTDPSYFGQIMVTSNAHIGNYGVNEKEVESDSVKISGLVCKNFSFNYSREDATESLFDYLSKQNLIVISDVDTRALVSYIRDNGAMNAVICTDGTPIEELKEKLAQVPDMNGLELASKVSTTEPYFYGEETAKYKISALDLGIKTNILRNFAKRDCYIKVFPYNASFEDLRSFNPDGYFLSNGPGDPEPLESAQEVARQILNQNKPLFGICLGHQIIGLANGISTYKMFNGHRGINHPVKNVITGKGEITSQNHGFAIVREELDKHPDFELTHEHLNDGTVAGMRMKSKNCFSVQYHPEASPGPHDSSYLFDQFIENIKSSMN; this comes from the coding sequence ATGAAATACAATAATCGTTCTAAAGCCGTTTTGCTTCTTAAAGACGGAACAATTTTTCACGGAAAATCAATCGGTATTGAAGGGGTGACTTTTGGTGAAGTCGCTTTTAATACAGGAACAACAGGTTATCAAGAAATCTTTACAGACCCTTCTTACTTTGGACAAATCATGGTAACTTCTAATGCTCACATTGGTAATTATGGCGTAAATGAAAAAGAAGTTGAATCTGATTCAGTAAAAATTTCAGGCTTGGTTTGTAAAAACTTCAGTTTTAATTATTCTCGTGAAGATGCTACTGAAAGTCTATTTGACTACTTAAGTAAACAAAATCTTATCGTGATTTCTGATGTAGATACCAGAGCATTGGTGAGTTATATCAGAGATAATGGTGCAATGAACGCAGTTATTTGTACCGATGGAACACCGATTGAAGAGCTAAAAGAAAAATTAGCACAAGTTCCTGATATGAATGGATTGGAATTGGCTTCAAAAGTGTCAACAACTGAACCTTATTTCTATGGTGAAGAGACAGCAAAATATAAAATTTCGGCTTTAGACTTAGGTATAAAAACTAATATTCTAAGAAATTTTGCAAAGAGAGATTGCTACATCAAAGTTTTTCCTTACAATGCCTCATTTGAAGATTTAAGATCATTCAATCCTGATGGATATTTCTTGTCTAATGGGCCTGGAGATCCAGAACCCCTTGAATCAGCTCAAGAAGTCGCAAGACAAATTTTAAATCAGAATAAACCACTTTTTGGTATTTGTTTAGGACATCAAATTATTGGCTTGGCTAATGGTATTTCAACTTACAAAATGTTCAATGGTCACAGAGGAATCAATCATCCTGTAAAAAATGTGATTACTGGTAAAGGTGAAATTACGTCTCAAAATCATGGTTTTGCTATCGTAAGAGAAGAATTAGATAAACATCCTGATTTCGAATTAACACACGAGCATTTAAATGACGGAACAGTTGCTGGAATGCGAATGAAATCCAAAAACTGTTTTTCAGTACAATACCATCCAGAAGCAAGTCCTGGTCCTCACGATTCAAGTTATTTATTTGATCAATTTATTGAAAATATTAAAAGTTCAATGAACTAA
- a CDS encoding MarC family NAAT transporter — protein MELFIYLFAALFSVLNPIGTVPIFVALTEGYTSGERAKVSLITSINVLIILIISFFIGQYVLSFFGITITALRIAGGIIITSSGFGLLNGNFSKNKGINKKVQKEVQNRTHIALTPLAMPMLAGPGSISLLIAFHQEHNTSTEIIISTFAIAVVAVTIYIILRSAHYLAKMLGSSGIVAISRIIGFLTIAIGIQYIISAILTIVRGI, from the coding sequence ATGGAATTATTTATTTATCTATTTGCTGCATTATTTTCAGTATTAAATCCAATTGGAACCGTTCCTATTTTCGTTGCTTTAACAGAAGGCTATACAAGTGGAGAAAGAGCAAAAGTTTCATTAATTACAAGTATTAACGTTCTGATCATATTAATAATTTCATTTTTTATAGGCCAATATGTATTGAGTTTCTTTGGAATAACCATTACTGCTTTACGAATTGCTGGAGGAATTATCATTACAAGTTCCGGCTTTGGACTATTGAACGGAAACTTTAGCAAAAACAAAGGAATTAATAAAAAAGTACAAAAAGAAGTACAAAACAGAACCCATATTGCCTTAACGCCATTAGCAATGCCAATGTTAGCAGGACCAGGTTCTATATCGCTATTAATAGCTTTTCACCAAGAACACAACACCTCTACTGAAATCATAATTTCTACCTTTGCAATAGCTGTAGTTGCTGTAACTATTTATATTATACTTCGTAGCGCACACTATTTGGCTAAAATGTTAGGATCTTCTGGAATTGTGGCCATCTCAAGAATTATTGGTTTCTTAACCATTGCAATTGGTATTCAATATATTATAAGTGCTATTTTAACTATTGTTAGAGGCATTTAA
- a CDS encoding citrate synthase: protein MSNTAILELDGKKYEFPVIVGTENEVAIDIDKLRSASGAITIDPGYKNSGSCRSEITFLDGEEGILRYRGYSIEDLADKASFLEVSYLLIFGELPTTAQLEKFENDIRKYTLVNEEMKNIIDGFPKTAHPMGVLASLTSALTAFNPKSVNPHNEKEMYDAVCKTMGKFLVIATWTYRKSMGYPLNYYDNTKGYVDNFMRLMFELPTGPYKADPKVVTALDKLFILHADHEQNCSTSTVRIVGSSHAGLFASISAGVSALWGPLHGGANQAVLEMLQEIHDNGGDVAKFVLKAKDKDDPFRLMGFGHRVYKNFDPRATIIKKAADDVLTALGVDDPLLDIAKQLEKVALEDEYFKSRNLYPNVDFYSGIIYRAMGIPVEMFTVLFAIGRLPGWIAQWKEMRVNKEPIGRPRQVYTGYALRTFKEVKDR, encoded by the coding sequence ATGTCAAATACTGCAATATTAGAGCTTGATGGCAAGAAGTATGAGTTCCCAGTTATCGTAGGAACTGAAAATGAGGTTGCTATCGACATCGATAAGCTACGAAGTGCTTCTGGTGCTATTACTATTGATCCAGGGTATAAAAACTCGGGTTCATGTAGAAGCGAGATTACTTTTTTAGATGGTGAAGAGGGAATTTTGCGTTACAGAGGATATTCTATTGAGGATTTAGCGGATAAAGCTAGCTTCTTAGAAGTTTCTTATTTGTTAATTTTCGGAGAGTTGCCAACAACGGCTCAATTAGAGAAGTTTGAAAACGACATTCGTAAATATACTTTAGTTAATGAGGAAATGAAAAACATCATTGATGGTTTTCCTAAAACCGCACATCCAATGGGTGTTTTAGCTTCGTTAACAAGTGCTTTAACTGCATTTAATCCTAAGTCTGTGAATCCTCACAACGAAAAAGAAATGTATGATGCAGTATGTAAAACTATGGGTAAATTTTTAGTAATTGCTACATGGACTTACAGAAAATCAATGGGTTATCCATTAAATTATTATGACAACACAAAAGGTTATGTTGATAATTTCATGCGTTTAATGTTTGAATTACCGACAGGTCCTTATAAAGCTGATCCAAAAGTTGTAACTGCTTTAGATAAATTATTCATTTTACATGCAGATCACGAACAAAACTGTTCTACTTCTACAGTAAGAATTGTGGGTTCTTCTCACGCTGGTTTATTCGCTTCTATTTCTGCTGGAGTTTCTGCACTTTGGGGACCACTTCATGGAGGAGCTAACCAAGCAGTATTAGAAATGTTACAAGAAATTCATGACAATGGAGGAGATGTGGCTAAATTCGTTTTAAAAGCAAAAGATAAAGATGATCCATTCCGTTTAATGGGATTTGGACACCGTGTTTATAAAAACTTTGACCCAAGAGCAACGATCATTAAAAAAGCAGCTGATGATGTATTAACCGCTTTAGGTGTTGATGATCCATTATTAGATATTGCAAAACAATTAGAAAAAGTAGCTTTAGAAGACGAATATTTCAAATCAAGAAACTTATATCCAAACGTAGATTTCTATTCAGGAATTATCTACCGCGCTATGGGAATTCCAGTTGAAATGTTTACTGTTCTGTTTGCTATTGGTAGATTACCAGGTTGGATTGCTCAATGGAAAGAAATGAGAGTAAACAAAGAGCCAATTGGTCGTCCAAGACAAGTATATACTGGATATGCATTACGTACTTTTAAAGAAGTAAAAGATAGATAG
- the rplQ gene encoding 50S ribosomal protein L17 — translation MRHGKKFNHLSRQKGHRKAMLANMACSLIEHKRINTTVAKAKALKQFVEPLVTKSKEDTTHNRRTVFAYLRDKYAVTELFREVAAKVGDRPGGYTRIIKLGNRLGDNADMAMIEFVDFNTLYNGGKKEVKKTTRRGKAKKAEGTPEAPAAETSENTEATE, via the coding sequence ATGAGACACGGAAAAAAATTCAATCATTTAAGTAGACAAAAAGGACATAGAAAAGCTATGTTAGCTAATATGGCTTGTTCTTTAATCGAACATAAGCGTATCAACACGACTGTTGCTAAAGCTAAAGCTTTAAAACAATTTGTTGAACCATTAGTTACAAAATCAAAAGAAGATACTACTCACAATCGCCGTACAGTTTTTGCTTATTTAAGAGATAAATATGCTGTTACTGAATTGTTTAGAGAAGTTGCTGCTAAAGTTGGTGACCGTCCAGGAGGATACACTCGTATCATCAAGTTAGGTAATCGTTTAGGAGATAACGCTGACATGGCAATGATTGAATTCGTAGATTTCAACACATTGTATAATGGTGGTAAAAAAGAAGTTAAGAAAACGACTCGTCGTGGAAAAGCTAAAAAAGCGGAAGGTACTCCTGAAGCTCCAGCTGCTGAAACTTCTGAAAATACTGAAGCTACAGAATAG
- a CDS encoding SDR family oxidoreductase, translating into MRILLTGANGYVGRRLLPELLSQGHEVVCCVRDKNRLGLDKATLEKVTLWEVDFLHPIDLENIPKQIDVAYYLIHSMTSSISDFDVMEGKSAQNFNIYMNEIGVKQVVYLSGIVNNSELSKHLQSRKNVEDILFEGNFNTTVLRAGIIVGSGSSSFEIIRDLCEKLPVMVTPKWVLTKCQPIAIRDVIHYLTGVLLKEEHYNKSYDIGGPNVITYKEMMLLYSKTRGIKLWIFTLPIMSPKLSSYWLYFVTSTSYKLAVNLVDSMKMEVVCQNNDLQKALNIQPITYVDAIKLAFLKMEQNLVISSWKDSLVSSSFQENFSEFIQIPTYGCLKDHKIKSVNNVEKTLNNIWSIGGDKGWYYGNWMWRIRGFLDKLFGGVGLRRGRTHPTHLDNGDALDFWRVLVADKEEKRLLLYAEMRLPGEAWLEFRIDKENKLHQIATFRPKGLLGRMYWYSLVPFHFFIFGGMIKNITK; encoded by the coding sequence ATGCGAATTTTACTAACTGGTGCTAATGGTTACGTTGGACGAAGATTACTCCCTGAACTTCTTTCGCAAGGTCACGAAGTTGTTTGTTGCGTAAGAGACAAAAACCGTTTAGGACTTGACAAAGCAACTTTAGAAAAAGTAACACTTTGGGAAGTAGATTTTTTACACCCAATAGACTTAGAAAACATTCCAAAACAAATAGATGTTGCCTATTACTTGATACATTCAATGACCTCTTCTATTTCAGATTTTGATGTTATGGAAGGGAAATCTGCCCAAAATTTCAATATTTACATGAATGAAATTGGGGTTAAACAAGTGGTGTATTTAAGTGGTATTGTTAACAATTCGGAACTTTCCAAACATTTACAATCCAGAAAAAACGTTGAAGATATTTTATTTGAAGGCAATTTCAACACTACCGTACTTCGTGCAGGAATTATAGTTGGCTCAGGAAGTTCGTCTTTTGAAATTATTCGTGATTTATGCGAAAAACTACCCGTAATGGTAACTCCAAAATGGGTTTTAACGAAATGCCAACCCATAGCCATTCGTGATGTTATTCATTATTTAACAGGTGTTTTACTAAAGGAAGAACATTACAATAAATCCTACGATATTGGCGGACCTAATGTGATTACTTACAAAGAAATGATGTTGTTGTATTCAAAAACAAGAGGCATCAAGCTTTGGATTTTCACACTCCCAATTATGTCACCAAAGCTTTCATCCTATTGGTTGTATTTTGTCACTTCTACGTCTTATAAACTAGCTGTGAATTTGGTAGATAGTATGAAAATGGAAGTTGTTTGTCAAAACAATGACCTACAAAAAGCATTAAACATCCAACCAATTACTTATGTAGATGCTATTAAATTAGCTTTCTTAAAAATGGAACAAAACTTGGTTATTTCAAGCTGGAAAGACAGCTTGGTAAGTAGTAGTTTTCAAGAAAATTTTTCAGAATTTATTCAAATTCCAACTTATGGCTGCTTAAAAGATCATAAAATTAAATCTGTGAACAATGTTGAAAAAACACTCAACAATATTTGGTCTATCGGTGGCGACAAAGGTTGGTATTATGGAAACTGGATGTGGCGAATTCGTGGCTTTTTAGATAAATTGTTTGGAGGCGTAGGTTTACGAAGAGGAAGAACACATCCAACTCATTTAGACAATGGAGATGCACTAGATTTTTGGCGCGTTTTAGTTGCCGATAAAGAAGAAAAACGTTTACTTTTATATGCAGAAATGCGTTTACCCGGAGAAGCTTGGCTTGAATTTAGAATTGACAAAGAAAACAAACTACATCAAATTGCAACTTTTAGACCTAAAGGATTATTAGGAAGAATGTATTGGTACAGTTTAGTTCCATTTCACTTTTTTATTTTTGGAGGAATGATAAAAAATATTACAAAATAA
- the ctlX gene encoding citrulline utilization hydrolase CtlX, with protein MKQTTNSLLMIRPVAFRMNEQTAVNNYYQKVLDNLSTETVNQKAQEEFDTFVQKLKMIGLNVVVVDDTLSPDTPDSIFPNNWISFHENGDVVLYPMFAENRRLERREDVLDTLEEKGFLINEIMDYTSAEEDDVFLEGTGSIVLDRANGKAYCALSPRADEELFIEFCEDFEFTPVIFEAFQTVNGERKHIYHTNVIMCVGETFAVICADCIDDKKERKMVLDSLKGDEKEVILITEDQVNSFAGNMLEVKGTDDRRYLIMSASAHQSLTKKQIAQLEEHVTILSSSLDTIEACGGGSARCMMAEIFLPKA; from the coding sequence ATGAAACAAACTACTAATTCCCTTTTAATGATTCGTCCGGTGGCATTCCGAATGAACGAACAAACAGCGGTTAATAATTATTATCAAAAAGTATTGGATAATTTATCTACAGAAACGGTAAACCAAAAAGCACAAGAAGAATTTGATACTTTCGTTCAGAAATTAAAAATGATTGGGCTTAATGTTGTAGTAGTTGACGATACTTTAAGTCCAGATACCCCTGATAGTATTTTTCCAAACAATTGGATTTCTTTTCATGAAAATGGAGATGTAGTGTTGTATCCTATGTTTGCTGAAAATCGCCGTTTAGAAAGAAGAGAAGATGTCTTAGATACGTTAGAAGAAAAAGGATTTCTTATCAATGAAATAATGGATTATACTTCTGCTGAAGAAGATGATGTTTTTTTAGAAGGAACAGGAAGTATTGTTTTAGACAGAGCGAATGGTAAAGCTTATTGTGCATTATCTCCAAGAGCAGATGAAGAACTTTTTATCGAATTTTGTGAAGATTTCGAATTTACACCCGTTATTTTTGAAGCATTCCAAACCGTAAATGGGGAAAGAAAACACATTTATCATACGAATGTAATTATGTGTGTGGGAGAAACTTTTGCTGTTATTTGTGCCGATTGCATTGATGATAAGAAAGAACGTAAAATGGTGTTAGATAGTTTAAAAGGGGATGAAAAAGAAGTAATTCTAATTACAGAAGACCAAGTAAATAGTTTTGCTGGAAATATGTTGGAAGTAAAAGGAACTGATGATAGAAGATATTTAATCATGAGTGCCTCGGCACACCAAAGTTTGACTAAAAAGCAAATTGCACAATTAGAAGAACATGTTACCATTTTAAGTTCAAGTTTAGATACAATCGAAGCTTGTGGAGGTGGAAGTGCTCGTTGTATGATGGCAGAAATTTTCTTGCCAAAAGCATAA
- a CDS encoding DNA-directed RNA polymerase subunit alpha — translation MAIFNFQKPDKVIMIDSTDFEGKFEFRPLEPGYGLTVGNALRRVLLSSLEGYAITSVRLEGVEHEFSTISGVVEDVTEIILNLKQVRFKRQIEDIDNESVSIALSGKDKITAGDFQKFISGFQVLNPDLVICNLDSKTTINMELSIEKGRGYVPAEENKKSNAPIGTIFTDSIYTPVKNVKYTIENFRVEQKTDYEKLVFEIITDGSIHPKDALTEAAKTLIHHFMLFSDERITLEADEIAQTESYDEESLHMRQLLKTKLVDMDLSVRALNCLKAAEVDTLGDLVSFNKNDLMKFRNFGKKSLTELDELVANKNLTFGMDLTKYKLDKE, via the coding sequence ATGGCAATATTTAATTTTCAAAAGCCCGATAAAGTTATCATGATCGATTCAACCGATTTTGAAGGTAAATTTGAATTTAGACCTTTAGAACCTGGTTACGGATTGACTGTTGGTAATGCACTTAGAAGAGTTTTGCTTTCTTCTCTTGAAGGATATGCAATTACATCAGTTAGATTAGAAGGTGTAGAACATGAGTTCTCTACTATCTCTGGTGTGGTTGAAGATGTAACAGAAATTATTTTAAATCTTAAACAAGTACGTTTCAAACGTCAAATTGAAGATATTGATAATGAGTCTGTTTCTATTGCTCTTTCAGGAAAAGATAAAATTACAGCAGGTGATTTTCAAAAATTCATCTCTGGTTTTCAAGTTTTAAATCCAGATTTAGTAATCTGTAATTTAGACAGCAAAACTACAATCAACATGGAACTTTCTATCGAAAAAGGTAGAGGTTATGTTCCTGCTGAAGAGAACAAAAAATCAAACGCTCCAATAGGAACAATTTTTACGGATTCTATTTACACACCTGTAAAGAATGTTAAATATACTATTGAGAATTTCCGTGTGGAACAAAAAACAGATTACGAAAAATTAGTTTTTGAAATCATTACAGATGGTTCTATCCATCCTAAAGATGCTTTAACTGAGGCTGCTAAGACGTTAATCCATCACTTTATGTTGTTCTCTGACGAAAGAATTACTCTTGAGGCAGATGAAATTGCTCAAACTGAGTCATATGATGAAGAATCTCTTCACATGAGACAGTTGTTGAAAACTAAATTAGTTGACATGGACTTATCTGTTAGAGCATTAAATTGTTTAAAAGCGGCTGAAGTTGATACATTAGGTGATTTAGTGTCTTTCAACAAGAACGACTTAATGAAGTTCCGTAATTTTGGTAAAAAATCATTAACTGAATTAGATGAGTTAGTGGCTAATAAAAACCTTACTTTCGGTATGGACTTAACTAAATACAAGTTAGATAAAGAATAA
- a CDS encoding CoA-binding protein, whose product MKTLVIGASANKERYSYKAIHSLVDKSHQVVAIGAKKGMAFDIPIETEKFDFHAVDTVTLYINSKAQEEYYDYILSLKPRRVIFNPGTENPEFYKILEANNIKYEVACTLVLLATNQY is encoded by the coding sequence ATGAAAACATTAGTTATTGGTGCTTCAGCAAATAAAGAGCGCTATTCGTATAAAGCCATTCACAGTTTAGTAGATAAAAGTCATCAAGTTGTTGCCATAGGAGCCAAAAAAGGAATGGCATTTGACATACCAATTGAGACTGAAAAATTTGATTTTCATGCTGTAGATACAGTTACATTATACATAAATTCAAAAGCACAGGAAGAGTATTACGACTATATTTTATCGCTAAAGCCAAGACGCGTAATTTTTAATCCTGGAACTGAAAATCCTGAATTTTATAAAATCCTAGAAGCAAATAATATTAAATACGAAGTAGCTTGTACTTTGGTTTTATTGGCTACAAATCAATATTAA